GTGGTCCTCGAGTTGTTCAATCTGCTGCGCACTACTCCGGGTTTACCTTGGGCGGCAGGACTTCCCGCGACCGAACCGGACGTTGATGCGCTACTTCAGTCGCTCGCGGTTCGGCTTCTGGACGACCACGCGGCCGAAGTCCTCCGGGACGAAATCGTCCGTCTGACCAATGCCGCCGGAAGCGTGAGGTTCGGCGGCCGCCGGCCCGCCCCTCTCGCGGGCACACACGGCCCGGGACAACCCCAGTGGCTGGCTGCCCTTCAAGCGGAGGCGGCCAGGTTATGTCAAACGTGTACGGCGGTTGCGAGCCTACAACCGCTCCAGAGCGTTCAGATCACGGCGCGGTACACCACGCTCGTGGCACAGTACCATCAGCAGACATTTCTGACGACCGGTGATTACCTTCGCGATATGGGTGGACACGAACTCCTCGCAGCCTTGTCCCGGCATCTCCGCACTCTGGGGGCCGGCGCACGCTTCGACGAGCAATTCCTCGGCGACGAGTTGCTCCGTCAACTTGGCAAGATTTATGTGCCCAATACTCTGTTTCAGCCCGATGATTTTGACGAACTGGCGACCATTCTCGGCCAGTACTGAGGTTAGTGCGATCTCGTCACCGCCGCAGCCGTCATGGCTTTTTGTGCAGACGCATCCTGGTCGGTGTACGCTTTCCAAAACGGTCTAAGTCGCGCAAAAAGCGCAAAAAATACCCTTCTTGAAGGCGTCCAGACTGCTCTCCGTCCTGCGTTCATTTCATCCGGACCCCGCTCTCGATAAAGTGTCTGTTCACCGGACGCGCCCGCACCGCGGCGCCGCCCGGCGACGCAACGCGAGTGGGGATGGCGGATGACTCCGATGATGCAACAGTTCCGGGACGCCAAAGAGCAGCACCCCGGAATGCTGGTCCTGTTCCGCAACGGCGACTTCTACGAGCTGTTCGAGGACGACGCCGAACTCGGCCACCGCGTCCTCGGCCTGACCCTGACCAAGCGGGATAAGGAAATCCCGATGGCCGGGTTCCCGCAGCACAAACTCGAACACTACCTCGGTATGCTCCTCCGGGCCGGACACCGGGTCGCCGTCTGCGAACAGATGGAAGAGGCCGGCGGCGGCAAGAAGATCATCCGCCGGGAAGTCAACCGCGTCGTCACGCCCGGGACCGTGACCGAAGACGAACTCCTCGACCCCCGCGCGCCGAACCATCTCGCCGCCCTCCTCCGGACCAAGGCCGGGGTGTACGGGCTGGCGTGGTGCGACCTGTCCACCGGAACCTTTTTCGCGGCCGACCTGCCCGAGCGGCACGTGCCCGACGAGGCGGCCCGGATCGCCCCGGCCGAGTGCCTGCTGCCGGACGACCAGGCCGACGTGCTGCGGGCCACCCTCGGGGCCGCGCTGCCCGCGTCCGTCGTCCCGCGGCCCGGGTGGACGTTCGACCCGACCTCGGCCGTCGACGCCCTCCGCAAGCACTTCCAGGTGGCCACGTTCTCCGGCTTCGGCTTCGACGACGGCCAGCCGTGCCTGGCGGCCGCCGGCGCGCTGCTCATTTACTTGCAGGAAACACTCAAAGCCAGTCTCGCCCACGTCCGCCGGCTCCGCGCGTACCGGCCGGAATCGGTCCTCGTTCTCGACGAAGTGACGCGCCGCAGCCTGGAACTGACCCGCACCCACCGCGACAACCTCCGCGAGGGCTCGCTGCTCGCCCTCATCGACCGGACAGTCACACCGATGGGCGCCCGGTTCCTGCACGACACGCTGCTCGCCCCGCTCAAAGACCGGACTGCCATCGAAGCCCGGCACGACGCGGTCGAGGAACTGCTGAACGACCACCAGCTCCGCGGCACCCTCCGCGACCTGCTCGACGCGACCTCCGACCTCCAGCGGCTGACGACCCGCGTGTCGACCGCCCGGGCGACGCCCAAGGATCTGGCGGCGGTCGCCCGGACGCTCCGGCTGTTGCCCAAGTTCAAGGCCAAGCTCGCCGGCCGGAAGGCGCCGCTCCTGGGCGACATGGACGCCAAGCTGGAACTCTGCCCGGACCTCCGCGACCTGCTTGACCGCGCGCTGGCGGAAGACCCGCCGTACTCGGCGAAGGAAGGCGGCATCCTCCGCGAGGGCTACCACGCCGAACTCGACGACCTGCGGAAACTCGCCCGCGACGGCAAAGACTGGATCGCCCGCTACCAGGCCCAGGAAGTCACCCGCACCGGGATCACAAGCCTGAAGGTCGGATTCACGGACGTGATGGGCTACTACATCGAGATCACGAACGCGAACGAGACCCGCGTCCCCCCGGACTACATCCACGAGCGGACGCTCAAGAACTGCAAGCGGTACAGTACGCCCCGGCTGAAGGAGTACGAAGAGAAGGTCGTCACCGCCCAGGAGCGGAGCCAGGCCCTGGAATTTGAGCTGTTCCTCCAGCTCCGCGACCAGATCGCGGCCCAGACGCTCCGCCTGCTCCAGACCGCCGACATCCTCGCCCTGTTGGACTTCTTGGCCGGGCTGGCGGACCTGGCCGCGAGCCGCAACTACGTCCGCCCGGTGATGACCGACGACCCGGTCCTCAACATCCGCGACGGCCGACACCCTGTTCTCGATCAAGTCCTCCCGCCCGGCACGTTCGTCCCGAACGACGCCGCGTTCGGCCCGAACGACGGGACGTTTTGGCTCATCACCGGCCCGAACATGGCAGGCAAGAGTACGTTCATCCGGCAGGTCGCGCTCGTCACGCTGCTCGCCCACATCGGCAGTTTCGTCCCGGCCAAGGCCGCCACGGTCGGCATCACCGACCGCATCTTCACCCGCGTCGGGGCGAGCGACGAGTTGAATCGCGGACAGAGTACATTCATGGTCGAAATGACCGAGGCCGCGAACATCCTGAACAACGCCACCCCGCGCAGCCTGGTGATTCTCGACGAGATCGGCCGGGGAACCAGTACCTACGACGGCGTGTCGCTCGCGTGGGCGATCACGGAGTACCTGCACGACACCGTCGGCTGCCGGGCGCTGTTCGCCACACACTACCACGAACTCGCGCAACTGGCCCCCGCGCTACCGCGGCTGCGGAACTATACGGTTCAAGTTCAGGAGCTGGAAAAAGAGGTGATCTTCCTACACAAGATCGCGCCGGGCAGCGCGGACAAGAGCTACGGCATCCACGTCGCCCGGCTGGCCGGCGTCCCCGAGCCGATCCTCGGCCGGGCCGAGCAAGTGTTGGCGTCGTTGGAGACCCGCCAGCCACTTCGTGCAGCGCCGCTCACCGTGCCCCCGCGCCGGCCCGAAAAACCCATCACCGTCGACCCGCCCGAGCGACCGCGCCGCCGCGTGAAGGAGCCGACGGGGCCGAGTTTGTTCGGGGACGGGCAGGAATAATGGCAGCGATGAAAATGACAATATTGCAAATATTTTCGTATTTGTGAAAGGTTCTTTATGAAAATCTTGTCTGTCACACCAGTTCACAAACCATCATACTTCGACGGACTTCAACCACTCAATATAAATGGGCTTGGAAGAGTTGTCATTCTTGTCGGACCGAACGGTTCTGGAAAGACCAGAGTAATCCGCCGAATTATTCAATTAAATGGCCAGTCACGCGAGCAAGCTGAAATCTTAGGTTTCCATATTGATGGACTGCAATATGGTGCAAATGTATCTGTTGCTTATTACTCTTTTCACGCAAATGCACTCACTGATCCGGCACAGTTAAATAACAAACAACTGGAAGCCACGGTAACACAAGCCCAATCTCTTGGGCTACAAAACGTCGGTAATGGAGCGGCGGCCTACATCCAAGCATTCCAGGATCGCTGGTTTGAAGTCACGCACCCTTATTTCAGCGGAGATTCTACTACTCGCGATAGGGTGACAAAAAGCTATCTAGAATTATGCAGCCAGTTAGAATTGTTACTCAATGAAAAGTTGAGTCGTAACACAGATGGTTTGGCAACACTTTTTGGCCGCCCTATTGCAGATGCTGTACTTTCGGACGGACAACGATCTCTGTTGACTTGGGCTATTGCCTTGCACGCCCAAGGCGTAAAATTGGGCAACGTCTTATTGGTCATGGATGAACCGGAGAATCATCTTCATCCAGACGCTGCGCTTCAAGTAATATGCCGAGCAATCGAAACGAATCCGAGTGGCCAAGTTTGGATTGGGACACATTCGCTGCCACTACTGGCAGGGTTGGAGTCGAAGTACCGCGAAGAAGTTTCCATTTTCTTCATGAACGCGGGTAGTGCCAAGTATGCTGGCCGAGAACCAGAGAAAATCGTTCTTTCTCTTATGGGCGGTGAAGAGAACGTCCAGGCAGTGCGAGATTTTTTGGACTTGCCGGAAGTCCTGGCCGCAAACAACTTCGCGGCTGAATGCTTGCGACAGCCGCCTGTGGTTGCCGGTGCGAGTCCGGATGATCCCCAAGTGAAGGCAGTCAAAGATTGCCTTCCACAAGTCGCCGGCAGATTGTCCAAGGTTCTCGACTTTGGGGCCGGTGACGGGCGACTGGTTGAGAGCTTAGCCGCCATCCATGGCCCGCTCGATGAAGCATTGGACTACGTCGCCTGGGACATTCCTGAATCGAAAGGGGATCGATGTGAATCGGCCTTAAAGAGGGCGTACCGTAATCTCGATCTCGGGCACCGTCGGTTTACAAATCGCGATGCGCTATTCGGCAAACATCCACCCGGAACGTTTGATGCTGTGGTCATGTGCAACGTGCTGCACGAAATCGATCCGAGTGAGTGGCCGGCAGTATTTGATAAGAACGGAATGGTAGCTCAAGCCCTTGGACCCGACGGCACTTTTGTCGTGGTGGAAGACTATCTGATGCCGAAGGGCGAACACGCTCACCGTTATGGGTTCATCGTGCTAAATACCGAATCGCTCATTGCGCTCTTCGGGGCTGGACCGCGGGATGAAATCGAAGTACGAGAGTCTGAGGGCCGTTACAAAGGCCGAATCCGTGCCCACGTTGTTCCTAAGCGACTTTTGAGCAACGTGACCAAGGACACACGACGGAAAGCTCTCGAACTGGCCCAACGGAGGGCGAGTGAAGAAATCCATGGCTTGCGCGGTCAGAACAAACACGACTTCAGGTCTGGACAGGCACACGCATTCTGGGTCCAACAGTATGCCAACACAAGCCTTGCCCTGAACGACCTGTAAGGCATTCGATAGCAAATACTTAGCCCGACCCCACCGCCTCGATAACTGTGGCGATCCGTCGGTCCCAAATCAGCGATTTCAGCGCAATAAATGCAAAAAATGCTCCACATCGGCCAAGGTTCGGCAGATGCGGAGATGTGCCCATCCTAAAAACAGGGATTTCAGCGCAATAAATGCAAAAAATGCTCCCTGGCGTCACGACTCAGCGACCTCGTGGCACGTCACTCCAGGCCATGCCACGAGAAGTTCCACAGGTTGGGTGGGCCATATGTGAACACCTGGATTTCTACTCCCCCGCCTCGATCACCGAGCGGATCTCGGCCGCCGGCGTGGTCAGTTTGATGACCATCTGGAGGCGCGATTCCCGTATCATCGGCGGGTCGATCTTATCGTCCCCTTTACCCTTGGGCTTGTCGTCTTTGCCTTTGGGCTTGTCGTCCCCTTTATCCTTGGGCTTCTCGTCCTTGTCGAGGGGCTTGGGCTCGTCTTCGGGGTAGTCGATGCTCTCGGTCATCGCGGCCATCCCGACCACCGCCCCGCGGCGGTCGAGGACCGGCGACCCGCTCGCGCCGTAGGCGTACTCGGCCGTGATCGACATCCACCGCTCCATCTCGCCGTCTTCCCGCTTCGTCTGCGTGTACCGGGAAACCGTTCCCTGGCTGAACGTGAAGTAGCGGTCGCCCGGGTGCCCGAGGACGCCGACCCACGCCCCGACCCGCGCCGGCCGGGTGGCCAGCGGGAGCGGCTTCAGGTTCTTCGCCGCCACCTGGAAGACCGCGACGTCCGCCTTGCGGTCGACCGCGAGGATGTCTTTCACAGGGTAGGCCCGGCCCGCGTGGTCCATGACCGCGAAGTGCTCGTCGTCCGCCGCACCGTCGAAGACGTGCCAGTTGGTGACGAGGACGCCGTTGGCGGCCAGCACCCACGCGGTCGCCAGGCGGCCGTCCTGGTAATCGCCGTCCTCGTTCTTGACCACCGAGCCGACGAGGAAGACGCTCGGCAGGATCTTCTCGTACACGTCTTCCGGGTCGAGCCGCTGTTCCGTCGGGGCGGTGGCTTTGATCGAATAAGTGAAGTCCTTCTCGATCCGCTTCCGCATCTCGGTCGGGTCCATGCACTTCTCGGCCTTCGCCAGGTCGCCGAACTTCTCGACGAGCTGGTCGAGCAGGTCCGCGTCGTCCACGTACTGCGGCTCGACCCGCTTGGGGGCGGGCGCCTCCGCCGGCTTGTCCCCCCGCGCGGGGACGGCCACGAAGGCGAGTGCGGACACCACGGCGAAGGCGATCAGTCGGCGTGCGGTCATGAGCGCTATCCTGACGGGCGCGGCGGGACCGCGCCGCGGCACACGCCCGGCGCGGAGAATCCTCCCGGACCTAGATTAACCGGAACCCGCGGCCGGTGGCGAGGCGAATCGGCCGGCGCGGCCGGGCCGGGGCGCGGGACGAAGCTCGCCCGCGGGTAGGGGTTCGCTTCACGTACGGGCGAACGACCCTCGTCTGCGACGGGAACCAAGACCACCTCGAAGACGAATGACAACCGGCCGCGTACATAGGAAATAGACTGGCAGCACCGGGCTGCAGGGACGCGAACCGGCACCCGTCGAGATCGATGTGGACCACGTGCGACGCGTATTCGTTTGGGCGGTATGGGCCGGGATGACCGCCTGGGCGGCCGTCTTCGTCGCGCAGTTCGGCGGCCGTGCCCCCTTTCACGACGACTTCTTCGACCTGAGCCTACGCCTGTCGCGCACGCCCCCCACCTGGGCGGAACTTTGGGTGCCGCTGAACGAGCATCGGCTCGTTTTGCCGCGGCTGGTCGAGTGGAGCGTCGCCCAGGCGACCGGCACGGGGCTGCGGAACCAGATGGCGGTTAACCTCGCCCTCGTGTCTGCGTCCGCGTTCGCTTTCATCGTCGCGGCCCGCGGGCTCCGCGGGTCGACGGCCTGGGCCGATGCCCTGTTCCCGCTGGTGCTGCTCTCGGTCGGGCATTACGAGAGCTTGCTATGGGCCGTGCAGATCAACTTTTACCTGCCCCTGCTGGTGCAAACGCTGGCGATGGTCGGCCTCGCGGGGGCGGGCGAGCGGCCGTCCGCGTGCCGGGTCGGCGGGATCGCGGTTGCCGCGGCCGCGCTGGTTCTGTGCGGCATGCAAGGGGTCGTCACCGGGCTCGCCCTGGCCGTCTGGTTGACTTATGTTGGCTACCGGGAACTTCGCAAGTCGGGTTTCACGCGGGCGGCCGGCGTGGCGTTCGCGGGGGCGGTCGTCACGTTCGGCATGGTCGCCGTCATTCTCGCGTCGTACACGCCGGTAACCAGTACGGTCCCGCCGCGCTTCGGAGCGGCTACCCTGCGCCACTTCGCCCACACGCTCGCGATCGCGTGGGGGCCGGTCGCGGAAGATTGCCGGTGGGCGGTGCCCGTGCGGTGGCCGTCGCCGCTCGGCGTGGCGACCGGCGTCGTGGTCCTGCTAACCGTCGTCCGGCTGCTTCCCGCGCTCAGAGACGACCGAGACCGTCCCGCCGCGGTGGGACTGCTGGGTATCGGGGCGAGTCTCGTCGCGGTCGCGGCGGCGCTCGCGTACAGCCGCCTCGGGCCGTTAGGGGGGCTCGTCTCGAACCGCTACGTCACGCTCATGGCGCCGCTCGTCTGCTGGTGTTACCTGACGTGGGTGCGGTTCGGCGCGGGCCGGCCGGTGGGCGAACTCGTGACCGGCGGGCTGTTCCTGACCGCGGTCGCGGTCGCGTGGCCGAACGCCGTCGCCGGGTACGCCGTCGCACGGCCGCAGCACCTCACGCACGCCAACATCGAGCGGGACATCTACCGCGGCATGCCAGCGTCGTTCCTCGCCGAATCGTACACCTGGTTTTTGTCGCCCAACAACCCGCCCGCCGTCATTCCCGGGTTAGAGCTGTTGCGCGAGAACGGCGTTACCCCGTTTCAGCGCATCCAGCCCGAACCGCAAATTACAGATGTGCCGTCGACGTGGCGAACCGACGGCTTTCCGCCCGGAACAAACGGATGGTACGAGACGACGGGCGACGTGCCGTATCTGTTCTTGACGGTCAGGAAGACGAGCCCGGAGCTGATCACCGGCGTCCGCATCACTTATTCGATCGAAGGCACCGCCTCGCGCGTGAGCGGCGCGGTCTCTTACCGGTACCGGGGCCCAGACGGTCAGACAGGGAACGTCACCCTGCCGGTCTTTTTCGACGCGGGCCGCGGGTTGGAGAAACGGCTCTGGTTCGGCGACGGGGTGGACCAGTTCACGATACTCGTCAACGGGCCCGTGCGATTCTCCGTCGATCGTGTGACGGGGTTTGAGGCGAAGGAAGCGCCCCGGCCGTGAGCCCTGTCTGCTACCAACATCTGGGAAGAAGCCGGACTCTCCTTCGGACGGCTGGGATCCTGGCACCGGATTTTACCAAACGAACCCAATTGCGGAGACGTCCCGCCGCATCGACGGATCGCGTGTGTGGTGTCACCGACTTCGTGCCGTTATCGCCGGGCGACTCGGCGACCTCCGTCCCACGGTCCGTCCCCGGGTAGGCTTCCACCGCCGAGGGACCGACCCGCCGGACAGGGGGTTTGCCAAACGAACCCCATTTGCGTCGACTTGCATTCACTTGGGCCGACCATCCGTAGTGGCCAGACACCGTTTTTACCAAACGAACCCAATTTCGGTGGGCACTCATTCCCCGATCGCGGCTCCCGCACGTCCCGGGCATCGGTTTGTACTAAACGAACCCACCTCGTGCCATTTGGCGGTAGTCGGCAGCAAATCGTCTGCGGTATCCGGCACTGGTTTTTACCAAACGAACCCAATTTCCGTGGGGGCGGGCGACGGAGACGTCGATGCGTCCGCCACACACGAACAGGATAACCGTCTGGCGCGAGCAAACCGGGCGAATAGGAAATGAGATCCGACGGGTCACGATTCTCGCGGGTTCATTACGGAATGGCGTGCAAGATGTTGGTAATGAACCGGCCGTGAGCCCGGGGCGCTTCCCTCACCCCGACTCAGCATGCCACAAACACTTTTATCCCGCTATTACACCAGGGAAATAGGACGGTTCAGCTCCGAATCCTAACCGCCTGCCGGAGCCCGGTTCGTCAGGCGGGCGAGCAGCCGTTCGCTGTACGCCTTCATCGGGAGCAGTTCCCGGAGCGTCGCCTGGGCCCGCGCGCCGACCGCCCGCGCGTCCTCGCGTCGGTCGAAGACGCGACGCATGAGGTCGGCGGCGTGTTCGACCGACGGCTCCGCCCAGAGGCAGCCCTTCGGGTAGGGGAACAGGTCTTCGGTGATCGGCACCTTGCGGTAGTCGACCAGATAACTCGTGTCCGGGGTCATGAAGTCCATGTTCCCCGAGTACGCGGTGGCGATCACCGGCTTGCCCATCAGCATCGACTCGGCCATTCCCAGGCCCAGACCTTCAGACCGGTGCAGCGAGACGTAGCAGTCCGCGGTCGCGAGCAGGGCGAGCGTGTCTTCGCGGGGAAGGATACGGTTCACGAGCGTCACGTTCGGCACCGCCGCGGCGGCCGCGGTTAACTGGGCAAAACCCGTCGGGTTCGCCTGCCCGCGAGACACCTTGATGACCAGGTGGGCTCCGTCGCCCGGCCGGAACGCGCGGCGGAACGCCTCGATCACCGCGAGCGGGTTCTTCCGCAGCATCACGCTGTTCATGTCGAACGAAAACAGGAACAGGAACCGGTCGTCCGACAGGCCGAAGTGAGCGCGGGGCTTGGGCGCGAACGCCGGCAGCTCGATCCCGGGCAGCATCGGCACGACCGGGAACGAGACGTGCTTGCGGAACGCGTCGGCGATAAACCGGGTCGGCGCCCACCCCTCGTCGGCCCACCCGATTTGGTCGAGCCATTCCGGCGGCAGATCTTCGAGTTCCCAGTACCACACTGCGATCCGCCGGACGCCGGCCCGCCGGTCGAGGCCGCACCGCGGGTACCAGAGGTCCGGGAACGTGTTCACCGAGGCGACGTAGACGGTGGTGTCGAACAGCTCGACGCCCTGGTAGCGCTCGCGGTCGGTCCAATCGGCTTCGTAGAGGACGGGTAAGTCGCGCCGGGCCACCCGCCCCCCCGCCCGCTCCACCGCGGTCACGATCCCGGCCGCGGCCTCCTGGAGGCCGGAGGTGTACCGGAAGTGGCCCAGGACGTTGACCGACGGAGCCACCGGCACACCGGCGGTGATGTCTTCGCGCAACCGCCGCCGCCAGTCGACCGAAACCGCCGGCAGGTCCGGCCGGGCGGCCAGCCAGGCGATGACCGCGTCCGCGTCCCCCGCCCGCCCGGCGGCCTCCGGGAATGTTTCGCCAAGAACCGGCTTCGCCCGGCGGAGTAGGGTCAAGTCGTCCCACGGGCGGTACGGCGGCACCAGCACCGCGCGGTCGAGCCAGCGTCCGCCGATCCCGTATCGGCCGCGGAGGTATTGAACGAACTCCGCCCACCCGAACGGCGTCAGCGCGTGCGGGACCGCCCGTTGCCACGACGGTTCGAGCAGGTACGAGGGAACGAGCCCGCGGTCCGGCGTTTCGTCGCGCTCGTAGAAGAACCAGACCGCCTCTTCCGGGGTAAGCGTCTGTCCGCAGTCGGACGACCCGTGGGTCAGAATCCAGTTAAGGAACTTGGCCCGGTCCGGGTGCGGGGTCATGCCGAAGACGAAAACGGTCCGCATGTCCTCGCGCAGTTCGTAAATCCGCTTGATCCGCTCGCTCCCGGCCACGAACGCCGCCCGGACGTTCGCGATCGCCCCGGCGGACAGCCCGTACCGGGCAGGCCCGGCGGTCGCCAGCCACTCGCAGAACGCCCCACCCGGGCCGGCCGAGAGTGCATCGGGGAACCGGCGGCGGAGCCGGCGGTCGGACGCGAGCAGCCCGAGTACGAACCGG
The Fimbriiglobus ruber genome window above contains:
- the mutS gene encoding DNA mismatch repair protein MutS, whose product is MTPMMQQFRDAKEQHPGMLVLFRNGDFYELFEDDAELGHRVLGLTLTKRDKEIPMAGFPQHKLEHYLGMLLRAGHRVAVCEQMEEAGGGKKIIRREVNRVVTPGTVTEDELLDPRAPNHLAALLRTKAGVYGLAWCDLSTGTFFAADLPERHVPDEAARIAPAECLLPDDQADVLRATLGAALPASVVPRPGWTFDPTSAVDALRKHFQVATFSGFGFDDGQPCLAAAGALLIYLQETLKASLAHVRRLRAYRPESVLVLDEVTRRSLELTRTHRDNLREGSLLALIDRTVTPMGARFLHDTLLAPLKDRTAIEARHDAVEELLNDHQLRGTLRDLLDATSDLQRLTTRVSTARATPKDLAAVARTLRLLPKFKAKLAGRKAPLLGDMDAKLELCPDLRDLLDRALAEDPPYSAKEGGILREGYHAELDDLRKLARDGKDWIARYQAQEVTRTGITSLKVGFTDVMGYYIEITNANETRVPPDYIHERTLKNCKRYSTPRLKEYEEKVVTAQERSQALEFELFLQLRDQIAAQTLRLLQTADILALLDFLAGLADLAASRNYVRPVMTDDPVLNIRDGRHPVLDQVLPPGTFVPNDAAFGPNDGTFWLITGPNMAGKSTFIRQVALVTLLAHIGSFVPAKAATVGITDRIFTRVGASDELNRGQSTFMVEMTEAANILNNATPRSLVILDEIGRGTSTYDGVSLAWAITEYLHDTVGCRALFATHYHELAQLAPALPRLRNYTVQVQELEKEVIFLHKIAPGSADKSYGIHVARLAGVPEPILGRAEQVLASLETRQPLRAAPLTVPPRRPEKPITVDPPERPRRRVKEPTGPSLFGDGQE
- a CDS encoding AAA family ATPase; the protein is MKILSVTPVHKPSYFDGLQPLNINGLGRVVILVGPNGSGKTRVIRRIIQLNGQSREQAEILGFHIDGLQYGANVSVAYYSFHANALTDPAQLNNKQLEATVTQAQSLGLQNVGNGAAAYIQAFQDRWFEVTHPYFSGDSTTRDRVTKSYLELCSQLELLLNEKLSRNTDGLATLFGRPIADAVLSDGQRSLLTWAIALHAQGVKLGNVLLVMDEPENHLHPDAALQVICRAIETNPSGQVWIGTHSLPLLAGLESKYREEVSIFFMNAGSAKYAGREPEKIVLSLMGGEENVQAVRDFLDLPEVLAANNFAAECLRQPPVVAGASPDDPQVKAVKDCLPQVAGRLSKVLDFGAGDGRLVESLAAIHGPLDEALDYVAWDIPESKGDRCESALKRAYRNLDLGHRRFTNRDALFGKHPPGTFDAVVMCNVLHEIDPSEWPAVFDKNGMVAQALGPDGTFVVVEDYLMPKGEHAHRYGFIVLNTESLIALFGAGPRDEIEVRESEGRYKGRIRAHVVPKRLLSNVTKDTRRKALELAQRRASEEIHGLRGQNKHDFRSGQAHAFWVQQYANTSLALNDL
- a CDS encoding S1 family peptidase, giving the protein MTARRLIAFAVVSALAFVAVPARGDKPAEAPAPKRVEPQYVDDADLLDQLVEKFGDLAKAEKCMDPTEMRKRIEKDFTYSIKATAPTEQRLDPEDVYEKILPSVFLVGSVVKNEDGDYQDGRLATAWVLAANGVLVTNWHVFDGAADDEHFAVMDHAGRAYPVKDILAVDRKADVAVFQVAAKNLKPLPLATRPARVGAWVGVLGHPGDRYFTFSQGTVSRYTQTKREDGEMERWMSITAEYAYGASGSPVLDRRGAVVGMAAMTESIDYPEDEPKPLDKDEKPKDKGDDKPKGKDDKPKGKGDDKIDPPMIRESRLQMVIKLTTPAAEIRSVIEAGE
- a CDS encoding glycosyltransferase family 4 protein; the protein is MSPPAIPVRPRRPLLRRIADRVRRTVRDWWRGETDDTFFDVHNLRALNAILARHDVPPVHADPRQAEAGVPGAARFVLGLLASDRRLRRRFPDALSAGPGGAFCEWLATAGPARYGLSAGAIANVRAAFVAGSERIKRIYELREDMRTVFVFGMTPHPDRAKFLNWILTHGSSDCGQTLTPEEAVWFFYERDETPDRGLVPSYLLEPSWQRAVPHALTPFGWAEFVQYLRGRYGIGGRWLDRAVLVPPYRPWDDLTLLRRAKPVLGETFPEAAGRAGDADAVIAWLAARPDLPAVSVDWRRRLREDITAGVPVAPSVNVLGHFRYTSGLQEAAAGIVTAVERAGGRVARRDLPVLYEADWTDRERYQGVELFDTTVYVASVNTFPDLWYPRCGLDRRAGVRRIAVWYWELEDLPPEWLDQIGWADEGWAPTRFIADAFRKHVSFPVVPMLPGIELPAFAPKPRAHFGLSDDRFLFLFSFDMNSVMLRKNPLAVIEAFRRAFRPGDGAHLVIKVSRGQANPTGFAQLTAAAAAVPNVTLVNRILPREDTLALLATADCYVSLHRSEGLGLGMAESMLMGKPVIATAYSGNMDFMTPDTSYLVDYRKVPITEDLFPYPKGCLWAEPSVEHAADLMRRVFDRREDARAVGARAQATLRELLPMKAYSERLLARLTNRAPAGG